One Thermoplasma volcanium GSS1 genomic window carries:
- a CDS encoding ammonium transporter — protein sequence MIQLLNNLWVLFSAFLVFLMTIAVGFLEYGELGIALKRSLYKTILITGIAFVVMAVIGFNTAFAPTLYGIIGNPLYKPGFVLGYLNSPTAMFSTIWWATSASYFNTGLLGITYFLFETAFASVTLALVSVVILRKVKMSVFVVFSIVYFIVIYNLPAAWIWNPTGWLYLLGMRDFAGGLVVHGAAGFAGLAIIIRIWQEERKKGIVRSPGEIIKVNDGFLTLAILLLMMGWFGFNPGSVLAFNYDTLIVVMTTFMAALTSMLSTLTVSYLLYKDAGGIMNAVNGILMGLIIVTPLAGFVSPLSAAILGILGGPIFIFANRFFSKRKWFSDPVGLFSGHFTGGIFGVLMIGFFTQHSYAVLSGNSILPNGLFFGGGYLALHTLGIEIMGICAVGLAVFAISYATMYFLSLGFHGILEEPEWKKEERKSLPSSETSK from the coding sequence ATGATCCAACTTCTCAACAACTTGTGGGTACTTTTTTCAGCATTTCTCGTGTTTTTGATGACTATTGCCGTCGGTTTCCTCGAATATGGAGAACTTGGCATTGCGTTGAAACGCAGTCTTTATAAAACTATCTTGATCACGGGAATCGCCTTTGTAGTAATGGCTGTTATCGGCTTCAATACAGCTTTTGCTCCAACTCTATATGGTATTATAGGAAATCCGCTCTATAAACCAGGTTTTGTTCTAGGCTATCTAAATTCACCAACCGCGATGTTCTCAACAATATGGTGGGCAACATCAGCATCGTATTTCAACACCGGCTTATTGGGAATTACTTACTTCCTATTCGAGACCGCATTTGCGTCTGTCACGCTTGCTCTTGTTTCAGTAGTAATTCTTAGAAAAGTGAAGATGTCCGTCTTCGTGGTGTTTTCGATTGTATATTTTATAGTCATCTATAACCTCCCGGCAGCGTGGATATGGAACCCGACGGGATGGTTATACTTGCTGGGGATGAGGGACTTTGCCGGAGGATTAGTTGTACATGGGGCTGCCGGATTTGCCGGTCTGGCCATTATTATTAGGATATGGCAGGAAGAGCGCAAGAAAGGGATCGTGAGAAGCCCAGGAGAAATCATAAAAGTAAATGATGGCTTCCTCACCCTTGCCATCTTGCTTCTGATGATGGGGTGGTTCGGGTTCAATCCCGGGAGTGTCTTAGCCTTTAATTACGATACCCTAATTGTTGTAATGACAACGTTTATGGCTGCGCTTACTAGCATGCTTTCCACTCTTACAGTAAGTTATCTTCTATACAAGGATGCTGGTGGAATAATGAACGCAGTTAACGGAATACTGATGGGTCTGATTATTGTTACTCCCTTGGCCGGTTTTGTTAGTCCGCTGAGCGCAGCAATACTTGGCATTTTAGGCGGTCCAATTTTCATTTTTGCAAATAGGTTTTTTTCGAAGAGGAAATGGTTCAGCGATCCCGTGGGGTTGTTCTCGGGACACTTTACGGGTGGCATATTTGGTGTGCTAATGATTGGTTTCTTTACACAGCACAGTTATGCTGTTCTTTCCGGAAATAGTATTCTTCCTAACGGTCTGTTTTTTGGTGGTGGTTATTTGGCGTTACACACCCTGGGAATAGAGATTATGGGAATTTGCGCAGTAGGCCTGGCAGTTTTTGCGATCTCATACGCAACTATGTATTTTCTCAGCCTGGGATTTCACGGCATCCTCGAGGAACCCGAATGGAAGAAAGAAGAAAGAAAGAGCTTACCTTCATCCGAGACTTCAAAGTAG
- a CDS encoding transposase: MVKVLFLQSLYNLVDEAMEKEIHNRIDFISFSKIFILYDT; the protein is encoded by the coding sequence ATGGTCAAGGTACTCTTCCTGCAGTCTCTATACAATCTGGTTGATGAGGCCATGGAGAAGGAGATCCATAACCGCATAGACTTCATCAGTTTTTCTAAAATTTTTATTCTGTACGATACGTGA
- a CDS encoding MFS transporter, translated as MDYKTGYVQFDQIRITPIFVAVTVLSSMGVFMDGFALSIFSAALPYLKNYILVKSILVSLAASAIYIGMFVGSFVIGHLSDTIGRKRMYTYDLAITSLFLVLTGISRNFAEFFIFELLAGIGIGADYPLSSSIEAEFSPRVSRGRFLVFNIFMWTIGSIVFYLISIPLVGYFGSSSWRWMYFVGAIIPIAVIISRHALPESPYWLVKAGR; from the coding sequence TTGGACTATAAAACTGGTTATGTTCAATTCGACCAGATAAGGATAACTCCTATTTTTGTAGCTGTAACCGTACTTTCATCCATGGGAGTTTTTATGGATGGATTTGCGCTGAGTATTTTTTCTGCAGCCCTTCCTTATCTTAAGAACTATATACTTGTGAAATCGATACTTGTATCCCTTGCTGCCTCTGCCATTTATATTGGAATGTTCGTGGGAAGTTTCGTTATTGGGCATCTCTCGGACACCATTGGAAGGAAGAGAATGTATACTTATGATCTTGCCATAACCAGTTTGTTTCTCGTCCTAACTGGAATATCGAGGAATTTCGCAGAATTTTTCATTTTTGAGCTGCTGGCTGGAATAGGAATAGGGGCGGACTATCCACTTAGTTCATCAATAGAGGCAGAGTTTTCTCCTCGGGTATCAAGAGGCAGGTTTTTAGTCTTCAATATTTTTATGTGGACTATCGGGTCCATAGTTTTTTATCTAATATCCATACCGCTCGTAGGTTACTTTGGTTCATCCTCATGGAGATGGATGTACTTCGTAGGTGCAATAATTCCCATCGCTGTAATAATTTCAAGGCATGCCCTTCCTGAAAGCCCTTACTGGCTAGTGAAAGCCGGAAGGTAA
- a CDS encoding MFS transporter, with amino-acid sequence MGKEAGTPNVDVPSVESGSSSIKSVFSGSYLPLIMFASIAWFAYDVSSYGVWNYTPSIFVSTGISVVSSIVSTLLEDLPVIAGFIVCLILIDRIGRRVLQAAGFGLAGISLLTFGLYSMHHTLPFILIFIAFAMMHLFHNIGPTNLTYVYPVEIFPTRVRGTAMGIATSASRIGAILGVFAFPLLIGTFSLSAGLLFFAIFEFLGFIVTVILAPETKATALK; translated from the coding sequence ATCGGGAAGGAAGCTGGCACTCCGAACGTAGATGTCCCATCTGTTGAATCTGGCAGTAGTTCAATTAAATCCGTATTTTCTGGATCGTACCTGCCTCTCATCATGTTTGCCTCTATCGCCTGGTTTGCATACGATGTTTCCAGCTATGGGGTATGGAACTATACCCCCTCAATATTTGTGTCCACAGGCATTTCGGTTGTAAGCAGCATAGTTTCGACCCTGCTTGAGGACCTCCCAGTCATAGCTGGATTTATAGTATGTCTAATACTTATAGACCGCATAGGCAGAAGGGTGCTACAGGCGGCCGGGTTTGGCCTAGCTGGTATATCCCTACTTACTTTCGGATTATATTCAATGCACCACACATTGCCTTTCATTCTCATATTTATAGCATTTGCCATGATGCATCTCTTCCATAACATAGGCCCTACTAACCTGACTTACGTTTATCCTGTGGAAATATTTCCGACGCGCGTGCGTGGGACTGCAATGGGTATAGCTACATCTGCATCCAGAATTGGGGCAATACTTGGCGTATTCGCATTTCCGCTGCTCATAGGCACGTTCAGTCTTTCTGCAGGGCTCCTCTTTTTTGCTATATTTGAATTCCTTGGTTTCATAGTTACGGTAATTCTCGCTCCAGAGACGAAGGCCACTGCACTTAAATAA
- a CDS encoding Cdc6/Cdc18 family protein, translating to MVILLNPNILESSFIPERLRARDSEISKIMEVVIKPALNNITTNLIIYGDSGTGKTVTMRFLAREVRNPKIFYINAISYRSVKNVLVELLSHEGVIISERASYANIYTRLEKAIEKYDKTVILVIDEAANILRTDEEGLYYLFRSKDSFDVNISAIFIAMDDPALLLNQRIKRSYGLFNELKFKRYSKDEILEIVRDRARMSLNTTSYDDTIIDYIAEISSEFGSARVAIDILAKAAHIAEYRRSENISYDDVRAAKSMISPYVTESKLASLDKYELAALLAICGCLSHSVSTDIACVSEQLKILREQYSLDPEMDIYEILRKLEGLGIINSYVESSGKSSGVRKKISIHDVPVSVLAEKIGNLLNGMA from the coding sequence GTGGTTATATTACTAAACCCCAACATATTGGAATCTTCATTCATACCAGAAAGACTAAGGGCAAGGGACTCCGAGATAAGCAAGATAATGGAGGTCGTCATTAAGCCTGCTTTAAACAATATAACTACGAACCTTATCATATACGGGGATTCCGGTACTGGGAAGACTGTAACAATGAGATTCCTTGCAAGAGAGGTAAGGAACCCTAAGATATTTTATATTAATGCAATATCCTATAGATCCGTTAAAAACGTATTGGTTGAGCTTCTTTCCCACGAAGGCGTAATAATTTCTGAGAGAGCTTCCTACGCAAACATATACACGAGGCTAGAGAAGGCCATTGAAAAATACGACAAAACGGTAATACTAGTAATTGACGAAGCTGCGAATATACTTAGGACAGATGAGGAAGGCCTCTATTATCTATTTAGATCAAAGGATTCTTTTGATGTAAACATATCAGCCATATTCATAGCAATGGACGATCCGGCCCTCCTCCTTAATCAGAGGATAAAGAGGTCATACGGGCTATTTAATGAGCTAAAGTTCAAGAGGTATTCCAAGGATGAGATACTGGAAATAGTGAGAGATAGGGCGAGGATGTCATTGAACACTACGAGTTACGATGATACAATTATTGACTATATTGCCGAGATATCATCGGAGTTCGGAAGTGCAAGGGTTGCAATAGACATACTTGCTAAAGCAGCCCACATAGCTGAGTACAGGCGATCGGAGAATATCTCCTATGACGATGTTAGGGCTGCCAAATCGATGATAAGCCCATACGTTACAGAAAGCAAACTGGCATCTCTAGACAAATACGAGCTCGCCGCTCTATTAGCTATATGCGGATGCCTATCGCATTCAGTCAGCACGGACATAGCGTGTGTGTCAGAACAGCTGAAGATACTCCGAGAGCAGTATTCCCTCGATCCAGAGATGGACATATATGAGATCCTAAGAAAGCTTGAGGGGCTAGGCATAATCAACAGCTATGTTGAAAGTAGTGGGAAATCCTCCGGAGTAAGGAAAAAGATATCAATTCACGATGTACCAGTCAGCGTTCTAGCTGAAAAGATAGGAAATCTTCTAAACGGGATGGCATGA
- a CDS encoding type B DNA-directed DNA polymerase gives MYEYTGNNKIKKKRYRNSTWIFVSGDRYDLDNLARDLDQSSLRYEWAEMPDVYGYILGLKIYTRPSSAYRLGNLIYAKLGYGRRFRVYNADIDPVLRFMASNGLEFFQLRTFYDEDPDLNVIYVSCTSSSCKVNGKAVNDQALEDMLFDSHVVVYDGPEYFYRKLSMIGVPARYYPGRSFTSYGQIYFRDAYIDIQDRIAIPASSFLYSESGLSGIFEVSRVSYLNPVSVSIVTPGTAVSSMEVALAVNRGLLVPMKKDDHEGQKSPEELIKRDRGGLVFQPVPGIYRDVYEIDFSSMYPSIIVKYNLSPGNVKFLPEALNGLLERRLFYKRISASSEVYSNRNAALKWLLLTSFGYTGYKNAKFGKIEVHEDITEIGRKLLADAISIAHDHGFEMIHGIVDSLWISGNGDIEEVIREIRERTMVDIVVSGHYRWIVFLPENDGSGSPSRYYGLDYNGSYKVRGIELRRADAPEICKRFQVEALEVLRECRTVEDVMSSKAKIEALEHRYIKNIRRFPLNYFTISKKITRHSSEYSVNTVTRSALKAAETFGKVSLGQIIKYTVSDESRKIVNLDDDGTIDYRYYERCLRRAFQPFDFIFSTNFMPSRLEDFLSFQLER, from the coding sequence GTGTATGAATATACAGGAAATAATAAGATAAAGAAGAAGAGGTACAGAAATAGCACTTGGATATTTGTTTCTGGTGATAGGTACGATCTTGACAACCTTGCTAGGGATCTTGATCAATCAAGTTTGAGGTATGAATGGGCAGAGATGCCTGATGTTTACGGGTATATATTGGGCCTAAAAATATATACCCGCCCTTCGTCTGCTTACAGGCTCGGAAACCTAATTTACGCTAAGCTTGGGTATGGGAGGCGCTTTCGCGTCTACAATGCGGACATAGATCCTGTCCTGAGGTTTATGGCCTCAAACGGCCTAGAGTTTTTCCAGCTAAGGACATTTTATGACGAAGACCCTGATTTGAATGTTATTTACGTATCTTGCACCAGCAGTTCTTGTAAAGTAAACGGAAAGGCCGTAAATGACCAGGCACTTGAGGATATGTTATTTGATTCGCATGTAGTAGTATACGATGGGCCAGAATATTTCTACAGGAAGCTCTCCATGATAGGTGTGCCAGCTAGATATTACCCAGGCCGTTCTTTTACTTCATATGGGCAAATATATTTCAGGGATGCATACATCGATATACAGGATAGGATTGCCATACCTGCCTCATCCTTTCTCTACAGCGAAAGTGGGTTAAGCGGTATATTTGAAGTATCAAGAGTATCATACCTTAATCCTGTATCAGTTTCTATAGTAACTCCTGGAACTGCAGTTTCCTCTATGGAAGTGGCGCTTGCCGTTAATAGGGGCCTTCTAGTTCCGATGAAAAAGGACGACCATGAAGGCCAAAAGAGCCCAGAGGAACTTATAAAGAGGGATAGGGGTGGCCTAGTGTTCCAACCTGTACCTGGGATATATAGAGATGTCTATGAAATAGACTTTTCTTCAATGTACCCAAGCATAATAGTGAAGTATAATCTTTCTCCGGGCAACGTAAAGTTTCTTCCAGAAGCACTAAACGGCTTGCTTGAAAGAAGGCTTTTTTACAAGAGGATATCTGCATCTTCTGAAGTTTATAGCAATAGGAACGCTGCACTGAAATGGTTATTGCTGACTTCTTTCGGGTACACCGGGTATAAGAATGCAAAGTTTGGGAAGATTGAGGTGCATGAAGACATAACAGAAATAGGTAGAAAGCTGCTGGCAGATGCCATAAGTATAGCCCATGACCATGGATTTGAAATGATACATGGTATAGTGGATTCTCTGTGGATCAGCGGAAACGGTGACATAGAGGAGGTTATAAGGGAGATCAGAGAAAGAACAATGGTCGATATAGTTGTTAGCGGCCACTACAGATGGATAGTATTTTTGCCAGAAAATGATGGGAGCGGTTCGCCATCGCGTTATTATGGCCTAGACTACAACGGATCGTATAAGGTGAGAGGAATAGAACTTCGGAGGGCGGATGCTCCAGAGATATGCAAGAGGTTCCAGGTTGAGGCACTAGAAGTATTGCGAGAGTGCCGTACAGTGGAAGATGTTATGTCTTCTAAGGCGAAAATAGAAGCTCTTGAGCACAGATACATTAAGAACATAAGGCGATTTCCATTGAATTACTTCACGATTTCAAAGAAAATTACAAGGCATAGCAGTGAGTATTCTGTGAATACGGTAACAAGATCTGCATTAAAGGCCGCTGAGACCTTTGGTAAGGTGAGCTTAGGACAAATAATAAAGTATACTGTCTCGGATGAGAGTAGAAAGATAGTGAATCTTGATGATGACGGCACCATAGACTATAGATATTATGAGAGATGTCTCCGCCGTGCGTTCCAGCCGTTCGATTTTATATTCTCAACTAATTTCATGCCATCCCGTTTAGAAGATTTCCTATCTTTTCAGCTAGAACGCTGA
- a CDS encoding ABC transporter substrate-binding protein, with protein MPRYERIVSLSPAITEILFMIGLGEYVIGDSAFCVRPDKARRIRKVGSYGTVRMEILEEIDPDVIFTISGFPHNLSTLLSEKFNVKELKLPSNVAGILNLVMEVGYETDAVEEARELYRNLVEQIGKINYKVGTVYIELDLGGPVSFGAYSYITDALYLKGLNSIYQGERREWLTPDFSYVKKMDPDIIIFEPKMFRSIDEDKIVNERGWSDLKAVKNDNVFVTPGNYDFFAHHGPSFITEVLPWIDTIIEKSKNK; from the coding sequence ATGCCTAGATACGAACGTATAGTATCATTAAGCCCTGCGATCACAGAGATACTATTCATGATAGGGCTGGGTGAATACGTGATCGGAGACTCCGCTTTCTGCGTAAGGCCAGATAAAGCTAGAAGAATACGCAAGGTCGGGAGTTACGGAACGGTAAGGATGGAGATCCTTGAGGAGATAGACCCAGACGTAATATTTACTATTTCAGGGTTCCCCCACAATCTCTCGACTTTGCTCTCTGAAAAATTCAATGTAAAGGAGCTAAAGCTTCCGTCCAATGTGGCAGGGATACTAAACTTGGTAATGGAAGTTGGCTATGAAACTGATGCTGTAGAAGAAGCAAGGGAACTTTACCGTAATTTAGTAGAGCAAATAGGAAAGATAAACTATAAAGTTGGAACGGTTTACATAGAGCTTGACCTGGGCGGCCCCGTATCATTTGGCGCATACAGCTACATAACCGATGCTCTTTACCTGAAGGGCTTAAACAGCATATATCAGGGAGAAAGAAGAGAATGGCTAACTCCAGACTTTAGTTATGTTAAAAAAATGGACCCAGACATTATTATATTCGAACCAAAGATGTTCAGATCCATTGATGAGGATAAAATAGTAAATGAAAGGGGCTGGTCTGATTTAAAAGCAGTCAAAAACGATAACGTATTCGTTACGCCTGGAAACTACGACTTCTTTGCACACCATGGACCATCTTTTATTACCGAGGTTCTGCCATGGATCGATACAATTATAGAGAAATCTAAAAATAAATAA
- a CDS encoding elongation factor EF-2, protein MGRKEDNIEKALRIVEHTELVRNIGIVAHIDHGKTTLSDNLIAGAGMMSEELAGKQLVLDYDEQEQARGITINAAVASMVHAFQGKEYLINLIDTPGHVDFGGDVTRAMRAVDGVIVVVDSVEGVMPQTETVIRQALREYVKPVLFINKIDRLINELRLNSDEMQKRFTKIISDVNKLISKYAPKEFTKEWQVSVQDGKVAFGSAYNNWAISVPSMAETKITFKDIVEYVKNGKQKELAQKNQLHKIILNMVIRHLPDPKTAQSYRIKQIWKGDLETEVGKSMVSCDFKGPVAMMVTKIIIDPHAGEIAIGRLFSGTVKKGTDLYISGDGKGKVQTLAMMVGPDRIPVEEVTAGNIAAIVGLKGAIAGSTVSSIENMEPFEPMIHYSEPVVTLAIEAKHTADLPRLIDVLRDISKADPSIQVDINQETGEHLISGMGELHLDVTLYRIKNDYKIEVETSEPIVVYRETVEKKGGPFEGKSPNKHNRFYFEVEPLKPEVIQAIEDGDIPQGSKFKDKKTIIETLVSKGIDREEARGLVCVEGTNIMFDVTRGIQYLDETMELLIEAFTEVMNRGPLANEKVFGVKARLVDAKLHEDSIHRGPAQVIPAGRNSIYGAMCEAKRILLEPVQKVFINVPQEEMGSAINEVQQRRGVIEDMTQEGEEVSLVARIPVSGMFGFASAIRSATGGKVLWSFENAGYQKVPPELQDSVVRSIRERKGLRPEPYDADYYASM, encoded by the coding sequence ATGGGACGAAAAGAAGATAATATTGAGAAGGCACTAAGAATTGTTGAGCATACGGAACTGGTAAGGAATATAGGTATAGTTGCCCATATTGATCACGGTAAAACGACCCTTAGCGACAACCTTATTGCAGGGGCAGGAATGATGAGTGAAGAGCTTGCTGGTAAGCAGCTCGTACTTGATTATGATGAACAGGAGCAGGCTAGAGGCATAACGATAAATGCCGCCGTAGCCTCAATGGTGCACGCCTTTCAGGGGAAGGAATACTTAATTAACTTAATCGATACCCCTGGGCACGTGGACTTTGGCGGCGACGTAACAAGGGCAATGAGAGCAGTTGACGGGGTCATAGTAGTTGTAGATTCGGTAGAAGGCGTGATGCCACAGACTGAAACGGTTATCAGGCAGGCCCTCAGGGAATATGTAAAGCCCGTCCTGTTTATTAATAAGATAGACCGCCTGATAAATGAATTGAGGCTAAACAGCGACGAGATGCAAAAGAGATTCACGAAGATCATTTCAGATGTCAACAAGCTCATCTCAAAGTACGCTCCAAAAGAGTTTACAAAGGAATGGCAAGTTTCAGTTCAAGATGGGAAGGTTGCCTTTGGTTCTGCCTATAATAACTGGGCTATATCAGTACCATCAATGGCAGAGACCAAAATTACATTCAAAGATATAGTAGAGTATGTGAAGAACGGAAAACAGAAGGAACTGGCACAGAAAAACCAGCTGCACAAAATTATACTGAACATGGTTATACGGCATCTTCCAGATCCAAAAACAGCGCAGTCCTATAGGATAAAACAGATATGGAAGGGCGATCTTGAAACTGAAGTCGGTAAATCGATGGTTAGCTGCGACTTCAAGGGCCCAGTAGCAATGATGGTAACCAAGATAATAATTGATCCGCACGCAGGAGAAATAGCTATAGGCCGTCTTTTTAGCGGTACAGTTAAGAAGGGAACTGACCTTTATATTTCGGGCGACGGAAAGGGCAAGGTTCAGACCTTGGCGATGATGGTCGGCCCTGATAGGATACCAGTTGAGGAGGTAACGGCTGGTAACATAGCTGCGATAGTAGGCCTTAAGGGCGCTATAGCAGGTTCAACCGTTTCGTCAATAGAGAATATGGAACCATTTGAACCCATGATACACTACTCAGAACCAGTCGTGACGTTAGCCATAGAAGCCAAACATACTGCGGATCTTCCCAGATTAATAGATGTTTTAAGGGATATTTCGAAGGCAGATCCATCCATACAGGTGGATATTAACCAGGAGACAGGAGAACACCTGATTTCTGGTATGGGAGAATTGCACCTGGATGTGACGCTTTACAGGATAAAGAATGATTACAAGATTGAAGTTGAGACGTCAGAGCCTATAGTGGTATACCGTGAGACTGTAGAAAAGAAGGGAGGGCCATTCGAGGGAAAATCTCCAAACAAGCACAACAGGTTCTATTTTGAGGTCGAACCTTTGAAGCCAGAGGTTATACAGGCCATAGAAGATGGTGACATACCACAGGGATCCAAGTTTAAGGATAAGAAAACCATTATTGAGACTCTTGTGAGCAAAGGGATAGACAGGGAAGAAGCTAGGGGACTTGTGTGTGTAGAGGGAACAAATATAATGTTTGATGTAACCAGGGGAATACAGTACCTTGATGAAACAATGGAACTGCTGATAGAAGCCTTCACGGAGGTCATGAACCGTGGCCCGTTAGCCAATGAAAAAGTCTTCGGAGTTAAGGCAAGGCTTGTTGATGCGAAGCTGCACGAGGATAGCATACACAGAGGCCCTGCACAGGTTATACCTGCAGGAAGGAACTCAATATACGGTGCAATGTGCGAAGCAAAGAGGATACTCCTCGAACCAGTCCAAAAGGTGTTTATTAACGTACCACAGGAAGAAATGGGATCAGCAATAAATGAAGTCCAGCAGAGGCGCGGTGTTATAGAGGACATGACTCAGGAAGGCGAGGAAGTATCTTTAGTTGCAAGAATACCGGTTTCAGGCATGTTTGGTTTCGCATCAGCCATCAGGAGCGCTACCGGAGGTAAAGTTCTCTGGAGCTTTGAAAATGCAGGCTATCAGAAGGTTCCCCCAGAGCTTCAAGATTCTGTGGTCAGGTCTATACGTGAGAGAAAGGGCCTTAGGCCGGAACCCTATGATGCTGACTATTACGCCTCGATGTAA
- the rpsJ gene encoding 30S ribosomal protein S10, producing the protein MASYKARISLSGTEHKIVDMVCSEIKEIASRTGVEIHGPMPLPTKKLVVPVRKSPDGEGTNTWDHWEMRIHKRLIDVDADERTLRQLMRIPIPDGVQIEIQIKS; encoded by the coding sequence ATGGCTTCCTATAAGGCAAGGATTTCACTGAGTGGCACTGAGCACAAAATAGTTGACATGGTATGCAGCGAGATCAAAGAGATCGCCAGCAGGACGGGAGTGGAAATTCATGGGCCTATGCCGCTCCCAACAAAAAAATTAGTTGTCCCTGTCAGAAAGAGTCCAGACGGGGAAGGAACAAATACGTGGGATCATTGGGAGATGAGAATACATAAAAGACTCATAGATGTGGATGCTGATGAGAGGACGTTGCGTCAACTTATGAGGATACCGATACCCGACGGTGTGCAAATAGAGATACAGATAAAGAGTTAA
- the tuf gene encoding translation elongation factor EF-1 subunit alpha, whose translation MASQKPHLNLITIGHVDHGKSTLVGRLLFEHGEIPAHIIEEYRKEAEQKGKATFEFAWVMDRFKEERERGVTIDLAHRKFETDKYYFTLIDAPGHRDFVKNMITGTSQADAAILVISAREGEGVMEQTREHAFLARTLGVPQIVVAINKMDATEPPFSEKRFNEVKADAEKLLKTIGYKDATFVPISGYKGDNVTKPSPNMPWYKGPSLLQALDAFKVPEKPINKPLRVPVEDVYSITGIGTVPVGRVETGVLKPGDKVIFLPADKQGDVKSIEMHHEPLQQAEPGDNIGFNVRGIAKNDIKRGDVCGHLDSPPTVVRAFTAQIVVLNHPSVIAPGYKPVFHVHTAQVACKIDEIVRTLNPKDGTTLKDKPDFIKTGDIAIVKVIPDKPLVIEKVSEIPQLGRFAVRDMGQTVAAGQCIDLEKR comes from the coding sequence ATGGCAAGTCAGAAACCACACCTAAATCTGATAACGATAGGTCACGTAGATCATGGAAAGTCTACGCTAGTAGGAAGGCTCCTCTTTGAGCACGGAGAGATCCCGGCACATATTATAGAGGAATACAGAAAGGAAGCTGAGCAGAAGGGTAAGGCAACGTTCGAGTTTGCTTGGGTCATGGACCGGTTCAAGGAGGAAAGAGAGAGAGGAGTTACAATAGACCTGGCACACAGGAAGTTTGAAACAGATAAGTACTACTTTACACTTATCGATGCTCCTGGTCACAGGGACTTTGTCAAAAACATGATTACAGGTACAAGCCAAGCAGATGCTGCCATATTGGTTATATCTGCCAGGGAAGGAGAGGGTGTAATGGAACAAACCAGGGAACATGCTTTCCTTGCGAGGACACTGGGTGTACCTCAGATAGTTGTCGCAATAAACAAAATGGATGCTACTGAGCCTCCATTCAGTGAAAAGAGGTTCAATGAAGTTAAAGCTGATGCTGAGAAGCTGCTCAAGACCATTGGATACAAGGATGCTACGTTCGTGCCTATAAGCGGTTATAAGGGAGACAACGTAACAAAGCCTAGCCCAAATATGCCATGGTACAAGGGGCCATCTCTTCTTCAGGCATTGGATGCATTTAAGGTGCCAGAAAAACCAATAAACAAACCACTCAGAGTGCCTGTTGAGGATGTTTATTCTATAACTGGTATTGGAACAGTTCCAGTGGGCAGAGTTGAGACCGGAGTTTTGAAACCAGGTGACAAGGTAATATTCCTGCCTGCAGACAAGCAAGGCGATGTTAAGTCCATAGAGATGCACCACGAACCTCTTCAGCAGGCTGAGCCAGGCGACAACATAGGTTTCAACGTCAGAGGTATCGCAAAGAATGACATAAAGCGTGGCGACGTATGCGGTCACCTTGATTCTCCACCGACAGTCGTAAGGGCATTCACTGCTCAGATAGTGGTTCTCAACCACCCCAGCGTTATTGCCCCTGGTTACAAGCCCGTTTTCCACGTACACACAGCACAGGTAGCTTGCAAGATAGATGAGATAGTCAGGACTCTAAACCCGAAGGATGGTACGACGTTGAAGGATAAGCCAGACTTCATAAAGACTGGGGATATAGCTATAGTTAAAGTCATACCGGACAAGCCATTGGTGATTGAAAAGGTATCCGAGATACCGCAGCTTGGAAGGTTTGCGGTCCGTGATATGGGCCAAACTGTAGCTGCGGGTCAGTGTATTGATCTGGAAAAGAGGTAA